The stretch of DNA ATCCTTGATAGCGAAGCGTTCGCCTCCAAGACGAAACTTTTGTTTGACAAGAAATGTTTTCATCAACACCTCCAAAAATCAAAAGACAAGCTCATATCACGAAGGGCGAAAAACCGCGGTACCACCTTCATTCAATGAACTTGTCATTCTCTTATTCTTATGCAATTGTTAAATTGAGTAGCATGACTTCCTAGCTTAGATGGCTCGCAGCACCGCCATTTCTCTGGACTAAGACAAGAGAAAATCAATTCTCAACTTTCTTATTATAACGTTTTTTTAAGCTTGCGTCAACTGGAAATCATTCCCATTGAATCAGACCAATTACCTGTATCTTTGATTACTCTTTCAGGCGAACAAAATTAGCCAATATAATTGTTGATATTAAACAAATCCAAAATAACATATCACTCTCTCGCTTTAATATTATCTAGACTGTCAATTGCATATCTACATTCTTTAAGATAAAGCAAACTAATAACAAAACCTAAATGTAAAATCATTCATTAATCAATTCCTCAATTTCCTTTATCCCTTCAAATTCTCCAACACTTTCGAAAAGTTCTATAGCTCGTTTGAAATGTGTGTTGGATAATTCCGTATCTTCCAAGGCTAAATAGATTTCACCTAACCCTCTATAGCTACAAGCTTGAGAAATTACATCATCAGTCTCTAAAGATTGTTCCAATGACAGATTCATGAATGTAAGAGCCTCATCAAGATTGTTTAATTTAAATCTCACATAGCCCTGTTCGTAATTATTCACAGCTTTCTTTAGATTATCATTTGGAAAATGCTCTTCAACTATCTTCTCTTCATCTTCAATAAGTTTTAAAGCCTTATGAAAATCCCCCTGATCTCTGTAGATCATAGCTAATTGATGTAAGCCAATGTGTTCATTTTCTTTATCTTCATTTTGTTGCGCTAATAAAATGTATTTCTCAAAGATATGGGTACATGAAACATAGTCTTTTTCTGCTAACAATAAATATCCCATCAAATTTAAAAGACTAAAATCCGCACAGGTATCAATGGAAAACTCTTGTTCAACTAACTTTTTAGCTTCTGATATTTTTCCTTCCAGAAACAAGTTCCAAGCTGTATCAATTTTAGAGTCCATCTATTTCCCCCTTCAACTACAAACAACCTTCATAAAATAGAATCACTCAACAAGAATATATTATTCTCTATCTATTGAGGCTTAATCTTATAAACCATTAATCTGCATTAAAATAATCATAAACCTCTTTAAAGAGAGTCGGCAATATTCCTTGCTCTTCTTTGTCTAAATTATATTCAGAAACTAGCTCATCCATATAGTCAAATACAGTGAAATGTTTTTTTATTCCATTCATAACAAGCGCAAATTTCAAATCATTAAGTTCAGTTTTATTAAACTCTTTTAACTTCTTCATATCAATTCTAGTGATTGGATGAGAAATACCATCTAGAGTACTATAAATCGTTTTTCCTAGTAAATAATCTGTCGTGGTATCAAATAATTTTGCTAATTTGACAACGGCGTCTAAATTAGGCTCTAAAGTTCCATTCTCCCAACGAAAATAAGTACCTTGTTATACACCAATCATCTCAGAAATTTGTACCTGAGTTAACTTCTTGATCTTTCTCAGTTCCTTAAGACGAGCTCTAAAAAAATCATTATTAAACATTGTATCCTCTCAAATATTCTAAACGGTATAAAACGGAATTATTCCATAAGGAATATTTATTTGAAGATTAAAGATTCTATTGAGAATATTATAGCATAAAAGGAGGTAAAAGCGTATGTAGCTAGTAGTCAATTTTAAAAATTTTAATGAAGCAATTTTAATGAAGGAGATAGAATTCAACAAATAAAAAAATCTTGAAATAAATGCGCCGTTATTTCACTTATCACTATTTTTATCCTCAATTTTCATATTACTAAACACAGCAACTATCATAGAAAAACATACAGTTACAAAAATTGCCTTCTATTTTTTAAAAAACGAACCAGCTCTAACTGATTCGTTTTCTTACGTTCTACTCCTACTTCCGATACATTTTAAACTGTAGGAAGAGGTCGCTGTATTTGCCTGTCCATTTATGGTCAAATTTCTCATAAACTTCTAGGTGTTTCATGGTTTCAGGATCTGGATAGAAGGCCTTGTCTTCTTTCTTCTCCTCTGGGAGTAATTCCTTAGCTGGTAGGTTTGGTGTTGAATAGCCTACATACTCCGCATTTTTGAGAGCATTTTCAGGTTTCAACATAAAGTTAATAAAGGCATAGGCTGCGTCTTGGTTTTTAACTGTTTTGGGAATGACCATATTGTCAAACCAAAGGTTGCTGGCCTCAGTCGGTACCACATAGCGTAGATTTTCATTTTTTTCTAGCATTTGGCTAGCTTCACCAGAGAAGGTCACGCCGATAGCAGCATTATTCTGAATCATGTAACCCTTCATCTCGTCCGCCACAATAGCCTTGATATTTGGAGTCAGTTTGTAGAGCTTGTCCACTGTCTCTTCCAACTGCTGGGTGTCCTTGGAGTTGAGGCTGTAGTCTAGCGAGTTGAGTCCTAGTCCCAGTACCTCACGCGCCCCATCAAAGAGCATGATAGAGTTCTTATACTCTGGCTTCCAAAGGTCATCCCAATGTTCAGGCGCTTCCTCTACCATGGTTTCATTGTAGACAATTCCCAAGGTTCCCCAGAAGTAAGGGATGGAGAATTTATTGCCTGGGTCAAAGGACTGGTTGAGGAACTCTGGTCCGATATTTTCAAGACCTTCAAGTTTTGAATAGTCAAGCGGTACCAAGAGGTCTTCGTCCTTCATCTTGTTAATCATGTATTCACTAGGAATGGTAATATCGTAGGTCGTTCCACCCTGCTTGATTTTGGTATACATGGCTTCGTTGGAGTCAAAGGTCTCATACTGGACTTGGATGCCTGTTTCTTCTGTGAATTGCTCCAATAGTTCAGGATCGATATAGTCCCCCCAGTTGTAGATAACCAGTTTTTGACTATCTCGGCTATTGATTTTACTATCGAGATGAGTCGCAATTCCCCACAAGACGAGGATAATGGCTACAATTCCTGCTAAAAATGAATAGAGTTTTTTCATGCTTTCTCCTCCTTCTCACGAGAGATAAAGTAATATCCAACCACTAGGATAATACTAAAGAGAAAGACAAGGGCAGACAGGGCATTGATTTCTAGTGAAATCCCCTTACGAGCACGAGAGTAAATCTCGACTGACAAGGTTGAAAAGCCATTTCCCGTTACAAAGAAGGTTACGGCAAAGTCATCTAGTGAATAGGTGAAGGCCATGAAATAACCTGCAATGATAGACGGAGTCAGGTAAGGAAGCATGATTTCCTTGAACATCTGAAATTGACTGGCACCAAGGTCATAGGCCGCATGAATCATGTCGCCATTCATTTCCTTAAGACGTGGCAAGACCATCAAGACCACGATAGGAATGGAGAAGGCCACGTGACTAGATAGAACGGTCAAAAAGCCAAGTGAAAACTTGAGTTGGGTAAAGAGAATCAAGAAGCTGGCACCAATCATAACATCAGGCGCAACCATGAGGATATTATTGAGTGAAAGAAAGGCTTCTTGGTATTTCTTACGAGATTGGTAAATATAAATGGCACCAAAAGTCCCGATAATGGTCGCAATCAAGGCTGACAGGAAGGCCAAGAAAAAGGTCTGAGTCACAATTAACATAAGGCGACCATCGCCAAACATGGTTTTAAAATGACTCAAACTAAAGCCTGTAAAGCTATTCATGTCGTTGCCTGCATTAAAGGCATAGCCAATCAAGTAAAATATTGGCAGGTAGAGGACAAGAAAGACCAGTCCCAGATATAGATTGGCAAATTTTTTCATCGTTCTCTCCTTTCCTTGGTAACCCACATGGTGATGAACATGGTCAGGATGAGAATTACACCGATGGTTGAACCCATACCGTAGTTGTCATTGGTTAGGAAATTCTGTTCAATAGCCGTTCCCAGCGTAATAACACGGTTCCCACCAATCAAACGGGTCAGCATGAAGAGACTCAAGCTGGGGATAAAGACCGACTGAACTCCACTTCGCACACCATTCATAGACAGAGGGAAGATGACATGTCGGAAGGTCTCCCACTTGGTCGCACCGAGGTCATAGCTGGCATTGATGAGATTGTTATCCATATCGTCCAAGACATTGAAGATTGGCAATATCATAAAAGGAAGCTCGATGTAGCTTGCGACAAAGATAAAGGAGAAATCGGTAAAGAGCAACTGTTGCGAACCAATTCCGATAAATTCCAAGAATTGGTTAATAGAGCCATTTTGACCAAAAATTCCGATAAAGGCATAAGCTTTAAGAAGAAGGTTGATCCAGGTTGGTAAAATAATCAGCATGAGCCAGAGTTGACGGTGCTTGAGACGAGTCAAAAAGAGGGCTGTTGGATAGCTGATAAGCAAGGTCACAAAGGTCACAATTCCTGCATAAAGTACAGAGTTAAAGCTCATTTTGAGGTAGGTCAAGTTTTGTGACGCAAAGTAGGATTTATAATTTTCTAAACTAAACTGGCCTTCGATATTGAAAAAGGATTGTCCGAAAATCAAGACCAAGGGTGCCAGGACAAAGAGTGCAATCCAGAGCATGTAGGGCACTACAAAGAGTTTAGAGCTTGTTTTCTTCATCTCTTTCCTCCTCGATTGCATTGATCAGACCTGCTTCTTGCTCTTCAATTTCCACGTATTCTTCGATACGGGCATCGAACTCTTCTTCGGTTTCGTTGAGACGCATGATATGGATGTCTTCTGGCTCAAAGTCCAAACCGATTTCCTCACCCACGATGGCCTTACGGGTTGAGTGGATTATCCATTCATTTCCAAGTTCGTCATAGGCGATAATTTCATAGTGCACCCCACGGAAGAGCTGGGTATCGACCTTAACTTGGAGCTTGCCTTCTTCAGGAAGGGTAATCCGCAAGTCCTCTGGACGAATCACGACCTCAACAGGTTCATTTGGCTTCATCCCACCATCGACCGCTTCGAAGCGTTTGCCGTTAAACTCAACCAAGTAGTCCTCAATCATGGTTCCTGGCAAGATATTTGACTCACCGATAAAGGTGGCAACAAAGTGGTTAATCGGCTCGTCGTAGATGTCCACAGGTGTTCCTGACTGGACAATCTCACCATCGTTCATAACAAAAATCCAGTCACTCATAGCCAGGGCTTCTTCCTGATCGTGAGTGACAAAGACAAAGGTAATGCCCAATCGTTGTTGCAGTTCACGCAGTTCATACTGCATGTCTGTTCTCAATTTCAAGTCCAGCGCTGATAAAGGCTCGTCTAGCAAGACCACACGGGGTTGGTTGATGATGGCGCGGGCAATGGCCACACGCTGACGTTGTCCTCCAGAAAGTTTACGAATAGAACGTTTTTCGTACCCTTCCAACTGAACCATCTTGAGAACTTCCGCTACGCGTTGCTCGATTTCTTTCTTGTCAATCTTGCGCAAGCGTAGTGGAAAGGCAACATTTTCAAACACATTCATATGTGGAAACAAGGCATAGGATTGGAAGACCGTATGGACGTCTCGCTTGTTGGTTGGGATGTCATTGATACGGACACCGTCCAATAAAATATCTCCTGTCGTCGCATCCAGTAAACCTGCAATAATGTTAAGGATAGTTGATTTCCCTGAACCAGACGCGCCTAGAAGGGTGTAGAATTTCCCTTCTTCCAACTCAAAGTTGATATCTTTGAGAACCTTGGTGTTGCTGTCTTCAAAAACTTTAGAGACGTTTTTGAATTCAATAATTGGTTTTTTCAATTGTCATTTATTCCTTCTTTTTCATAGATTAACAGATCAGGGCTCTGTCAGGCCGCTACTACCTCGTGTAGGAGATTGAACTGCCTACATTCTTCTGCACTAACGATAGGCTTTCACCCCCTTTCCATGACATAGCAGCAGCTTTTCAACTACAGCTTCCTACATGCTTTCACCTAAAATACGGACTTCTCTCTCAAGAGTGACACCAGAGTGTTCCTTGACTTTTTCAATCACAGACTCAATCAAGTCCTCGTAGTCTTTGGCCGTTCCGTCAGCAACATTAATCATAAAACCTGCGTGTTTTTCTGAGACTTCAACACCACCGATACGATAACCTTTCAAGCCAGCTTCTGAAATTAATTGACCTGCAAAATGCCCTACTGGACGCTTAAAGACCGAACCACAAGATGGATATTCTAAAGGTTGCTTGAGTTCACGTAGATGCGTCAAACGATCCATTTCTTGCTTGATAACCTGATGACTTCCTGGAGCAAGGGCAAATTTAGCTGACAAGACAACTGCACCAGATTCTTGAATGGCTGATTGGCGGTAACCAAAAGCCAAATCTTTGGCAGACAGGGTCTCGATTTCTCCGTCCTTGGTCAAAACCTTACAAGACTGCAAGATATGGGCAATCTCGCCACCATAGGCACCCGCATTCATAAAGACAGCACCGCCAACGCTTCCAGGAATGCCGCAAGCAAACTCAAAGCCAGTCAAACTGTGACGAAGGGCAATGCGAGTTGTTTCAATCAAGTTAGCACCAGCTTCAGCTTCAATGGTATAGCCATCAACGGAAACATTATTAAGCTTGTCACACAAGATAACAAATCCACGAATCCCACCATCACGAACGATGATGTTGCTGGCATTCCCAAGAACCATCCAAGGGATATTTTCTTGATTGGCAAATTTGACAACGCGAGCCAACTCAAAACGATTTCGTGGAAAGACCAAATAATCGGCCTCTCCACCTACTTTTGTATAACTATAGCTATGCAAGGGTTCCTTGAAACGGATATCAATCCCTTCTAAGATTTCAAGCATTTTTTCTTTTACTGACATGACACTCTTCCTTTTACAAAATTCATTCCATTATACCATTTTTAAGACCATTTGACGACCCTAAAAAAAATCTCGTTTGGTTTTTGCATAAGAAAAAGAGGTTCCCCCCTTTTTCTTATGATTTTTTGCAAAAGATTGCCTTAGTTCCATAGGCAACCAGAACAAGTTCAAGTGCTAGGACAATTTCAACCAAGACTGGATTGGTCAACCAGCCAACTTGGGCAAGAGATGGTGTCAGGTCAAAGAAGGCATGTAGTCCATAGGCCGCTAGGAGATAAATCCATTTTTTCTGGCGAACAGCTTGGTAAACCCAAACAGTCAAGAGTAATTGGAAACCTAGCGCCAAGATTCTCTCAAAACCAAGCAAATAAATCTGCCAGACTGATAGCGACTGAATAGTTTTCAACATATTTTCAGACAGCAATTGCATGACCTGTGGATTCTGAGTTTGAACTGCTGAGAGAACGATGTAGAGATTAATCAAACTAGTAAGACCTAGGAAAATCAACTCCAAGCCACCATGCCCCAATCCATAAGCCAAGGCATCTGCCTTTTCCAAACTTCTCTTTTTCTCCAACCATTTGAAGAAAATAAGACGAGCAGTTTCCTCAAAAAATGCTGCCATGGCTAAACCATAGATGATATAGACAAGCGGATGGTCTTGCAAGAGGGCAATACTACCGTCTTTTTGAGGATGTAAAACGAAGATATGCACCAGTTTTTCCAAAATCTGTGAAGAGACAAAGAAGGCTACAGCCCCCAAGCCCAAAACAGCTAAATTAATCTGGTACTTCTTTTTGGCATACCAAATGCTCCCTATTAGAAAAGTCAGCAAAAACACAATGGTAATAATGATATGAATGTTCATTTTCTTCTCCTATTCTGCCTTTTCAATATCTTTTTTCATCTCATCAACATTGAACTTGGCAAACAAGTATTGGCGGTCTTGAACTGGGAAACGTTGGTCTAATTGGTCAACTGCCCCCACTTCGATGATTCCTTCTTTTATGACAAAATCCATGACATGCCCACCGAAGGTCAAGTCATCTGAGATGAAGTGCAGATGGTAGCCTGCCACACTAACTCCATGAAAAATCTCTGGCGTCCAGAAACCAACGATGGTTCCTGCGACATTGTCACGACGATATTCAGGTTGATGGGTTGCAACATCAGCAAACTTGGTCTCTGGTGTTGACTTGGGAATCATGCGCACATGCATATGTGAAAATTCCCCACGAATCTTGATAGAGCGGAAAAGATTTTCCCCGTCATAATAAGACTCAATTCGCTCCTCCAATTCCTTGTCCGTCATCTCAAAGCGCTGTCGGAAAATAACCTCTGCCTGATGCGGTACTACTGCTGCATAAGGAATAAGGGCATCTGGTGACACCTCCACAATCTCTGGCTGGTCGCCTGATCCTTTGGCCTGATAAGCCTTGCCATCCAAGACAATCAATTCTCCATCAATGGAATCCAAGGTTCCCAAACCAAGGTCACCATGCTCTAGCAATTCTCCTACTGTCATAGTCCCACCATAAAGGCCAGCCATCAAGGCTCCAAGGGTATTGTATTGAAATAATTTCACTGGTTCCTGCACGTTCTTATCCATTCACTTTCTTGTCTGTTATTCTATAAATGTTACTCCTAAGTATACCACATTTGCCCCTAGATGTGAACGAGAGAAACACCCTAGACATTGCCAAGAAGGAAAAAAAAGGGTACAATGTAACAAAATCAAGGGAGGTCTGGAATGAAGAAACAAAGCAAGTACCAAGAGGTCGTATCTTATCTGAAAAACGGTATCGAGTCTGGACGCTTTCCAACGGGAAGTCGCCTGCCTTCTATTCGTCAACTGAGCCTTGACTTTCACTGTAGCAAGGACACTATTCAGAGAGCCCTACTGGAATTACGGCACGAACAATACCTCTATGCCAAGCCCCAGAGTGGCTACTATGTCCTAGAACAAGGGCAACACCAGGACCTAGAAATTGAGGTTACCGACGAACATGCCAGTGCCTATGACGATTTCCGACTCTGTGTCAATGAAACCCTGATTGGACGGGAAAACTACCTCTTCAACTACTATGACAACCAAGAAGGATTAGAAGACTTAAGGCAATCCATTCATAAACTCCTCTTTGACCAAGCTCTCTACTGCAAGGCTGATCAACTGGTACTGACTTCTGGAACTCAACAAGCCCTTTTTATCCTTTCTCAAATATCCTTTCCTAGCCAAGCCAAGGAAATCTTGGTGGAACAGCCGACCTACCATCGAATGAATCGCCTCTTGATTGCTCAGGGATTGGACTATCAAACGATTGAACGAGGCATTGATGGAATTGACTTGGAGGAACTGGAAAGCCATTTCAAGACAGGAAAGATCAAGTTTTTCTATACCATTCCTCGTTTTCACTATCCTCTGGGGCATTCCTATTCTGAGCAGGACAAACGGGCTATTCTTGACTTAGCTGCCAAGTATGGGGTCTATATCGTAGAGGACGACTATCTGGGGGATTTGGACTCTAAAAAGGGCCAGACCTTCCACTATCTGGATACAGAGGAGCTGGTCATTTATATCAAGTCCTTCTCAACCAGCCTCTTTCCAGCCCTGCGGATAACGGCACTCATCCTTCCAAATGCTATCAAGGAAGCCTTTGTGGCCTACAAAAATATCCTAGATTACGATAGCAACCTCATCATGCAAAAGGCCCTGTCACTCTATATTGACAGTCAATTATTTGAGAAAAATCGGCTAGCTCGCTTATCCAATCAGGAAGCTTACCAAAAACAAATCGAGGAAAAACTAGCTAAAACACCTTGTCCCCTTCCTCATTTTCCCCTACACGATGGTTTATTGCTAGACCTGAGACGGTATCCTAAAATCGCCAGCCTCAAACACAGTCAACTGAAATTGGACTTCTTTGAGAAAGCTTACTTGGATACCTGCCCTTATCAATTTGCCAAGGTGTCCTTAGAGAACCTAGAAAATGTTTTAAACTATTTAAAAGCAGAATTGGAATGATCTCCAACTCTGCTTTTTCTTATTCTTCAACTTCTGTTAAGGTTGCCGCTTTTTCAAGATATTTTTGGTAGGTACCGTCATCCTTGAGTTTTTGGATGACCTTGTCCACCACTTCTTTCAAATCAGCACTATTTTTTCTAAGGGCAACTGCATTAGCTTCGCCGTCCTTCATCTTCAAGCTGACAGTTGCGACAGCTAAGTCGGCGTTTTTAGCAGCATAGCTAAGGGCAACAGGCTCATCCATGTGAACAGCATCAACTTTTCCAGCCTGCAATTCATTAACTGCTTCACCCATATTAGTTAGGGAAGTCAGCTGAGCTTTTGGCAATTGTTCCTTGACCATAGACTCTGGAACAGTCCCTTTTTGGGCTGCAATATTAGCACTTTCAAGGCTAGTTAAATCCTTGTATTTTTCTACATCAGCCTTACGAACTAAGAAACTAATCTTGTTTTCATAGTAAGGGATTGAAAAATCAAAGACTTCTTTTCTCTCGTCAGTAGCGCTAATTCCCGCAACTGCTAGGTCAGCCTTACCAGTTTGAAGACTGGTCAAGACATTGTCAAAACTCATGCTTGAAATTTCCAACTTCACCCCAAGTTCATCAGCGATAGCTTGGGCCATATCAATATCCGCACCGACTACCTGATTTTTTCCGTCAACTAAAGACTGAAATTCAAAAGGTGCATAGTCAGGACTGGTCGCCACAACTAATTTCCCCTTTTGCTTAATGGCCTCAACAGCTGACTGAGAACCATTAGAACCCGACTGGCAAGCTACTAAGAAGAAACTTGCAAGAAAACTACATAAAACAAATATCCATTTTTTTGATTTCATAAATAAACAACCTCTCTGTTAATTTTGTATAATTATAACGCTATCCAAGTTGCTTGTCAAGTATTTTTCTTACATTTTCATAAAATATATTTACTAAAAAATAGAAATACAGTGGTTAGTTTATCTATCTATTGGGAACTTATTTTCAAAAAAATCATTTATCATATCTTGATGCTGCTGGTTTACAATTGCAATATTTTGTATGTCACTATGATCAAAAAATCCTAATTCTAAAGTTTCATCACTTGTAAAAAAATTTGTAGAGATAGAAGTTTCAGATGAAACTAAATACAAGATTGTAAGAACTTGAGCCTCATCACCATTCGGATAACTGTCTGAATATTTTGTATAAACATTTAAGAGTTTTTCCACCCTCACTTCGACTCCTGTTTCTTCATAAAACTCTCGCACTAAAGCTTCTAAAGCCGATTCTCCTAATTCAAGAGCACCACCTGGTAATCCCCACGTTCCTTTATCTGCTCGTTTTTGTAATAAAATTTTTCCTGATTGACTTAATATTCCACAGGTAAAATTTAAAATAATTTTATCTTTTCCAACTTTTTTTCTGATATTCTGTATGTAGTTCATTATTCACCTCTGACAAAGTAAACTATCTATACAATGAAAGCTTACTGTATTAAAAAGTAAGCTTTCACAATAATTTTATCCTTTGAATACTTTATAGTTCGACAATCTTACCTGTTTCAAAGTAAACAACCCATTCACAGATATTTTTGGCATAGTCTCCAATACGTTCCAAGAAGGCAATCACTTGGAAGTAATCACGACCTGTAACAATGGCATCAGGATTTTTTTTGATTTCTTCTGTAGCCAAGTCACGAATACTATCAAAGTAATGGTTGATTTTTTCATCCATTGCTGCTACTTCATAGGCCTGGCCTACTGAACCATTCAGATAGAGTTCTAGGGCTGCTTCAACGAAGTTCTTGACATCGCGACCCATTCTCTTGATTTCTTCTTCAACAGCTGGGATACGTTGCTCCCCCTTCATACGAATGGCTGCTCTTGCAATGGAAACAGCATGGTCCCCCATACGTTCCAAGTCTGATACAGCCTTCAAGACTGTTAGAACAGTACGCAAGTCCTGAGAAACCGGTTGTTGAAGGGCAATCATTTCAAATGATTTCTTCTCCAATTTCACTTCGTATTCGTTTACTTCTGCATCATCTTCGATAACTTCCTTGGCCAAATCACGGTCATGCGTAACAAAGGCACGCACTGTCCGATTGATTTGGGATAGCACTTCTTGTCCCATAGCATAGAACTGGTTGTGCAATTTCTCTAAATCTTCCTCAAATTGAGAACGTAACATCATTTATCTCCTTATCCAAATTTTCCTGAAATATAATCTTCTGTTTCCTTGTGTTGTGGGTTGAGGAACATCTTCTTGGTATCGTTAAACTCGATCAGATCTCCATCTAGGAAAAATCCTGTCTTGTCAGAAATACGAGAGGCTTGTTGCATGGAACGCGTAACCAAGAGCATGGTGTATTTATCTTTTAAACCATACAAGGTTTCCTCAATCTTACCAGCCGAGATAGGGTCCAGAGCTGAAGTCGGTTCATCCAAGAGAATGATTTTAGGACTGGTTGCCAAGACACGAGCAACACAGACACGTTGTTGTTGTCCACCTGAAAGCCCGATAGCTGAATCATGCAGGCGATCCTTGACCTCATCCCAGATAGAAGCTCGTTGCAAGGCTTTTTCTACTGCTTCATCCAGAACCTGCTTATCCTTAACTCCATTGATACGAAGCCCGTAAACAACATTTTCGTAGATAGACATAGGGAAAGGGTTCGGTTGTTGAAAGACCATACCGATTTCCTTCCGCAATTCAACTGTATCTGTACGTGGGCTGTAGATGTTGTGACCATTATAAACTACTGAACCAGTTGTGGTTACCTCTGGATTGAGATCACCCATGCGGTTGATAGCCTTTAGGAGGGTTGATTTCCCTGATCCAGATGGACCGATCAAGGCTGTAATTTCCTTAGGTTGGAAAGATAGGGAAACACTATTCAAGGCCTTCTTTTGATTGTAGTAAACGGACAGGTCTGACACCTGTAAAATCGCTTCTTTCATACTGTTTCCTTTCTATCCAAAGTGTCCTGTTACGTAGTCATTGGTTGACTGTAGTTTGGCATTTTGGAAAATATTAGAGGTCTTATCATACTCTATCAAGTCACCCAAGTAGAAAAATCCTGTGTAGTCACTAGCACGCGCAGCCTGCTGCATACTGTGGGTCACGATGATGATGGTAAAGTCCTTCTTTAA from Streptococcus mitis encodes:
- a CDS encoding tetratricopeptide repeat protein yields the protein MDSKIDTAWNLFLEGKISEAKKLVEQEFSIDTCADFSLLNLMGYLLLAEKDYVSCTHIFEKYILLAQQNEDKENEHIGLHQLAMIYRDQGDFHKALKLIEDEEKIVEEHFPNDNLKKAVNNYEQGYVRFKLNNLDEALTFMNLSLEQSLETDDVISQACSYRGLGEIYLALEDTELSNTHFKRAIELFESVGEFEGIKEIEELINE
- a CDS encoding ABC transporter substrate-binding protein — translated: MKKLYSFLAGIVAIILVLWGIATHLDSKINSRDSQKLVIYNWGDYIDPELLEQFTEETGIQVQYETFDSNEAMYTKIKQGGTTYDITIPSEYMINKMKDEDLLVPLDYSKLEGLENIGPEFLNQSFDPGNKFSIPYFWGTLGIVYNETMVEEAPEHWDDLWKPEYKNSIMLFDGAREVLGLGLNSLDYSLNSKDTQQLEETVDKLYKLTPNIKAIVADEMKGYMIQNNAAIGVTFSGEASQMLEKNENLRYVVPTEASNLWFDNMVIPKTVKNQDAAYAFINFMLKPENALKNAEYVGYSTPNLPAKELLPEEKKEDKAFYPDPETMKHLEVYEKFDHKWTGKYSDLFLQFKMYRK
- a CDS encoding ABC transporter permease, giving the protein MKKFANLYLGLVFLVLYLPIFYLIGYAFNAGNDMNSFTGFSLSHFKTMFGDGRLMLIVTQTFFLAFLSALIATIIGTFGAIYIYQSRKKYQEAFLSLNNILMVAPDVMIGASFLILFTQLKFSLGFLTVLSSHVAFSIPIVVLMVLPRLKEMNGDMIHAAYDLGASQFQMFKEIMLPYLTPSIIAGYFMAFTYSLDDFAVTFFVTGNGFSTLSVEIYSRARKGISLEINALSALVFLFSIILVVGYYFISREKEEKA
- a CDS encoding ABC transporter permease, whose amino-acid sequence is MKKTSSKLFVVPYMLWIALFVLAPLVLIFGQSFFNIEGQFSLENYKSYFASQNLTYLKMSFNSVLYAGIVTFVTLLISYPTALFLTRLKHRQLWLMLIILPTWINLLLKAYAFIGIFGQNGSINQFLEFIGIGSQQLLFTDFSFIFVASYIELPFMILPIFNVLDDMDNNLINASYDLGATKWETFRHVIFPLSMNGVRSGVQSVFIPSLSLFMLTRLIGGNRVITLGTAIEQNFLTNDNYGMGSTIGVILILTMFITMWVTKERRER
- a CDS encoding ABC transporter ATP-binding protein; translation: MKKPIIEFKNVSKVFEDSNTKVLKDINFELEEGKFYTLLGASGSGKSTILNIIAGLLDATTGDILLDGVRINDIPTNKRDVHTVFQSYALFPHMNVFENVAFPLRLRKIDKKEIEQRVAEVLKMVQLEGYEKRSIRKLSGGQRQRVAIARAIINQPRVVLLDEPLSALDLKLRTDMQYELRELQQRLGITFVFVTHDQEEALAMSDWIFVMNDGEIVQSGTPVDIYDEPINHFVATFIGESNILPGTMIEDYLVEFNGKRFEAVDGGMKPNEPVEVVIRPEDLRITLPEEGKLQVKVDTQLFRGVHYEIIAYDELGNEWIIHSTRKAIVGEEIGLDFEPEDIHIMRLNETEEEFDARIEEYVEIEEQEAGLINAIEEERDEENKL
- the murB gene encoding UDP-N-acetylmuramate dehydrogenase translates to MSVKEKMLEILEGIDIRFKEPLHSYSYTKVGGEADYLVFPRNRFELARVVKFANQENIPWMVLGNASNIIVRDGGIRGFVILCDKLNNVSVDGYTIEAEAGANLIETTRIALRHSLTGFEFACGIPGSVGGAVFMNAGAYGGEIAHILQSCKVLTKDGEIETLSAKDLAFGYRQSAIQESGAVVLSAKFALAPGSHQVIKQEMDRLTHLRELKQPLEYPSCGSVFKRPVGHFAGQLISEAGLKGYRIGGVEVSEKHAGFMINVADGTAKDYEDLIESVIEKVKEHSGVTLEREVRILGESM
- a CDS encoding YhfC family intramembrane metalloprotease, with the translated sequence MNIHIIITIVFLLTFLIGSIWYAKKKYQINLAVLGLGAVAFFVSSQILEKLVHIFVLHPQKDGSIALLQDHPLVYIIYGLAMAAFFEETARLIFFKWLEKKRSLEKADALAYGLGHGGLELIFLGLTSLINLYIVLSAVQTQNPQVMQLLSENMLKTIQSLSVWQIYLLGFERILALGFQLLLTVWVYQAVRQKKWIYLLAAYGLHAFFDLTPSLAQVGWLTNPVLVEIVLALELVLVAYGTKAIFCKKS
- the budA gene encoding acetolactate decarboxylase; translated protein: MDKNVQEPVKLFQYNTLGALMAGLYGGTMTVGELLEHGDLGLGTLDSIDGELIVLDGKAYQAKGSGDQPEIVEVSPDALIPYAAVVPHQAEVIFRQRFEMTDKELEERIESYYDGENLFRSIKIRGEFSHMHVRMIPKSTPETKFADVATHQPEYRRDNVAGTIVGFWTPEIFHGVSVAGYHLHFISDDLTFGGHVMDFVIKEGIIEVGAVDQLDQRFPVQDRQYLFAKFNVDEMKKDIEKAE